From a single Candidatus Woesearchaeota archaeon genomic region:
- a CDS encoding helicase-related protein → GLSATFERLDGKHDLLAKYCPVCDTITVKEAIENKWLSPYKEYKVAIQAPDIADYNYYNQQFYNSFSFFNNDFNLAMKCLTNIIYRRTYAKTMNISAKEMDAIIYTWNRALKDRKKFVTEHPKKLEITRKILAARRDKKAITFSATIKQAEKIGGGYVVHSGKTKKKNRLTLSEFDILKTGVLHSSKALNEGLDCAGLNLAIVLSNNSSKTVKTQRINR, encoded by the coding sequence GGATTATCTGCTACTTTTGAAAGATTAGATGGAAAACATGATTTATTAGCAAAATATTGTCCTGTATGTGATACAATCACAGTAAAAGAGGCGATAGAAAATAAATGGCTTTCTCCATATAAAGAGTACAAAGTAGCTATACAAGCTCCAGATATAGCTGATTATAATTATTATAACCAGCAATTTTATAACTCCTTTTCATTTTTCAATAATGATTTCAATTTAGCTATGAAATGTCTTACAAATATAATATATAGACGTACTTATGCTAAAACTATGAACATCTCTGCTAAAGAAATGGATGCTATAATTTATACATGGAATAGAGCTTTAAAAGACAGAAAGAAATTTGTAACTGAACATCCTAAGAAATTAGAGATTACAAGAAAGATATTAGCAGCTAGAAGAGATAAAAAAGCAATAACTTTTTCAGCAACTATTAAACAAGCTGAAAAAATTGGAGGAGGTTATGTAGTACACTCTGGTAAAACTAAGAAAAAGAATAGATTAACATTATCTGAATTTGATATACTTAAAACTGGTGTTTTACATAGTTCTAAAGCTTTAAATGAAGGTTTAGATTGTGCAGGATTAAATCTAGCAATAGTTTTATCAAATAATTCTTCTAAAACAGTAAAAACTCAACGGATAAATAGATAA